The region CAGCTCCTCAAGCAAGCTCCTGCAGGTTGCAGCCCGAGTCGTTACGCTGGAGGCCATGACAGACGCCAAGGCAGATTATGAGTGGTACCGCAGCGCGGTGTTCTACGAGGTACTTGTCCGAGCCTTCAACGACTCGGACAACAACGGCTCCGGTGACTTAAAAGGGCTCACCGAGAAGCTCGACTATCTGCAATGGCTCGGCGTTGACTGCCTCTGGCTTCCGCCCTTTTATGACTCGCCGCTGCGAGACGGCGGCTACGATATCCGCGACTTCCGCAAGGTTCTGCCGGAGTTCGGCACCGTCGAGGATTTCAAGGAGCTTCTGGACGCAGCCCACGCCCGGGGCATCCGAGTCATCACGGACCTCGTGATGAACCACACGTCGGATAGCCACGAGTGGTTCCAGGCCTCCCGCACCGACCCCGACGGCCCCTACGGCGACTTCTATGTCTGGACCGACGACCCGGAGACTTACTCGGGCGCGCGCATCATCTTCGTTGATACCGAGGATTCCAACTGGACCTACGACCCGGTGCGCGGCCAGTACTACTGGCACCGCTTCTTCTCCCACCAGCCGGACCTGAACTACGACAACCCGGCGGTCCAGGAGGCCATGATTGATGTCCTGCGATTCTGGTCCGACCTGGGCATCGACGGCTTCCGCCTCGACGCGGTTCCCTACCTCTTCGAGCGCGAGGGCACCAACTGCGAGAACCTGCCGGAGACGCACGAGTTCCTCAAGCGCTGCCGCAAGGTCATGGACGAGGAGTATCCGGGGCGCGTGCTCCTGGCAGAGGCCAACCAGTGGCCGGCCGATGTCGTCGAGTATTTCGGAGATCCCGACGTCGGCGGCGACGAATGCCACATGGCGTTCCACTTCCCACTGATGCCGCGGATTTTCATGGCCGTGCGCAAGCAGTCCCGCTTCCCCATCTCGGAGATCCTGGAGTCCACCCCGGAGATTCCGTCGTCGGCGCAGTGGGGCATCTTCCTGCGCAACCACGACGAGCTGACCCTGGAGATGGTCACCGACGCGGAGCGCGACTACATGTACGCCGAGTACGCCCATGACCCACGCATGAAGGCAAACATCGGCATTCGCCGTCGCCTAGCGCCGCTGCTGCAGAACGACCGCAACCAGCTGGAGCTGTTCAACGCACTGCTGCTGTCGCTACCCGGCTCTCCCGTCCTCTACTACGGCGACGAGATCGGCATGGGCGATAACATCTGGCTCGGTGACCGCGACGGCGTGCGCACGCCGATGCAGTGGTCACCGGACCGCAATGCCGGCTTCTCCAAGGCCGACCCGGGCCGCCTGTACCTGCCGACAATTCAGGACGCGACCTACGGCTACCAGGCGGTCAACGTCGAAAACCAGGCCAGCTACACAAACTCGCTGCTCAATTGGGTGCGCCGTCTAATCCAGGTGCGCAAGCGTTTCGACGCCTTCGGCCTGGGCACCTTTCGCGAGCTCGACTCCGACACCCCGTCGGTACTGACCTACCTGCGCGAGTACGAGCGGGAGGACGGCGAGAAGGAGGTGCTCCTGTGCGTCAATAATCTATCCTCCTACCCCGCCGCGGTGTCCCTCGACCTGTCGGAGTTTTCAGGTTCCACGCCCGTAGAGCTGACCGGTTCAGTCCCGTTCCCCACCATCGGTACTGAAAACTACCAGGTCACCCTGCCGGGCCACGGCTTCTACTGGTTTGAAATTCAGACCCCTCCGGAGACAACTTCAGAGGCGAACGCGTCGATGATGGCGCCGACGATTCCGGTCGCCCAGGCGATTTCGGATGTGCCGGTGCAGGCGTCCTCGCACGCAGACTAGAGCAATACCCCGCCAAGAATCCGTACACGAAAGGCGAAGCACAATGAGCATTCCCAACGTAGAACTAATCGCCGCGGAACTGGCGCAGAGCTTGCCGAAGCTGCGCTTTTTCGCCGACAAGACCGCAAACATTGAATCCGTCGAGGTCCTCTCCCTAAGCCCGGCGCTGCGCGATCACGCGGTCGCCCCGGACGTCGATATCGCCCTGGTCCGCGTCCATGTCGACGCATCGGGCAAGGCCCCAACCTATCTCCTGCCCATCGCCTGGTCCGAGGAGCTGCCCGAGGGGCTCGACCAGTCGCTTTTGGTCCGCGCGGAAGGCCTCCTGGGCTACGACGCTCTGGCCGACTCCGCCGCCATCACCGCGCTCGGGCAGGCGCTTGTCGACGGTGGCTCGCTCGGTGACATGACCTTAAAGTCGGTACCGAAGTCGAGCCTTGACCGACCCGAAAACGGCCGCCCTATGGGCGTCGAGCAGTCGAACACGTCGGTGATTTTCGACGATGCCGTGATGTGTAAGTTTTTCCGCCGCCTCCACCCCGGTACAAATGCCGATGTGGAGTTGCTCGCGGCTCTATCCCAGGCCGAGTGCGACTCCGTGCCGCAGCTTTTCGGATGGCTCGAGTTGGAGCTTGACGGCGAGACCTACACCACCGCTATGCTGCAGGAGTTTGTGCCGAATTCCGTGGACGGCTGGGAGCTGGCCCTTGGTGCCGTGCGCGACGCGATTCGTGAGATCGACGTCGACCTGGACCAGCTCGGCACTGACTTCGCCCTGGAGGCCCGTGCACTCGGCGAGGCCGTCGCCGCGGTCCACCACAGCTTGGCCGCCGCCCTGCCTGTGAAGAATCGTCTCTCCGGCGCGGAGCTGGTCGCGCCTTTGCGCACGCGCCTGGAATTCGTCGCAGGCATCGTCCCCGAGATTGCCGAGGTCCGCGACCGCGCCGAGAATGTTTTCGCCCGCGCGGAGGCCTCAGTGCCCGAGTCGGGCGCCGTCGTCCAGCGCATCCACGGCGACCTTCACCTGGGCCAGGTGCTGCGAACCCCGCGCTCGTGGCGTCTGATTGACTTCGAGGGCGAGCCCTCTCGCCCGTGGGAGGAACGCAGGCTCCCGGATCACCCACTGCGCGACGTTGCCGGCATGATTCGCTCCTTCGACTACGCGGCGCACTACCCGATGCTGACCGGCCGCGAGGACACAGCCGCGACAGCCCCGCGCGTGGACGAGTGGGCAAGCCGCAACATCGACGCGTTCCTGGCCGGCTACGCCGACGCCGGCAACTCAGCTCTCCTGGAGGCGTTCATCCTGGACAAGGCAATCTACGAGTGCCTCTACGAGGCGCAGAACCGCCCCGACTGGCTAGCGCTGCCCCTCGGTGCGGTGCGCTCGCTGCTCGGTTAAGCCACCAGATAAAGCGCTGTTAGGATAGTTACTTTCCTATCCGCGCAAACTTCGGGGAGATTGAGGTCGCCGTGCGCCTGCTTAGCAGAATCCTGTCCACTACGCGAGTGCTCTGGCCGTTCTATATCGGTGTCGTTGTCTGCTCGCTGGCGACCGCGGCGGCGACGCTGGTCAGCCCATTCCTAATCCGCGACGCCACCGACGCAATCGTGTCCACCGCGACCGGAGGCGCCAGCGACGAGGTCATCTCGACCACGACGTGGACCGTCTTCTGGCTGGTGGCGGGCCTGCTCGTCGCGGACCTCACACAGACGATTGTTCACAACGTCGGCGGATACCTCGGCGATGTGATGACGGCGCGCATGCGCGAGATTCTGTCGACCCGCTACTTCGCTAAGCTGCTGAGCCTGCCGCAGCGCTACTTCGACAGCCAGGTCACGGGCACCATCATCGCCCGCCTGGAGCGCTCAATCACTAACGTCACGCAGTTCTTGCAGGCGTTTTCGAACAACTTCTTCCCAATGCTGCTCACCGTCGGCGCGGTGCTCGTCATCACGGCGTGGCACTACTGGCCACTGGCGCTGCTGTTGATTATCGTCTTCCCGGTCTACACCTTCCTCACTGCGCTGACATCCAAGAAGTGGCAGAAGATTGAGGGCAAGAAGAACGAGCAGATCGACTCCGCCGGCGGCCGCTTCGCAGAGGCGATTGGCCAGGTCAAGGTCGTCCGCTCCTTCACCGCCGAGCTGCGCGAAATTGCGTTCTTCGGCTCCCGCTTCGTCCGCACTATTTCTCTGACCCGCGAGCAGTCCTCGTGGTGGCACAGGATGGACGCCCTGCGCGGTGGAATCCTGAACCTGATCTTCGCGGGAATCTATATGGTGCTGTTCCTGCGCACCCTCTACGGGGACTTCTCCATCGGCACCATGGTCATGCTGATTCAGCTGATTAACATGGCCCGCCAGCCGGTGATGATGATGAGCTACCTCGTCGACACCGCGCAGCGCGCCATCGCCGGATCGCGCGACTACTTCCACGTCATGGAGCTCGAGCCCGAAAGCCGCACTCAGCCGGAGCTGCTGGCCGCCGTGCGTACCGACTCCGGCGAGGTCTCCGACTCTCCCGCAACCGCTGAGCGTGCCTGCCGCGACCGCGCCGAGGAGCAGAAGCGCGCCGGAGCGCCCATCGTGGACTTCGACGGCGTCTCCTTCGAATACGACAAGGGCAAGCCCGTGCTCTCCGACGTCTCCTTCACCGCGTATTCCGGGCAGAAGGTCGCGCTGGTTGGCGAGTCCGGCGGAGGAAAGTCCACCATCGTCAACCTGCTGCTGGGCTTCTACACCCCGACCGCGGGCAAGCTGAGCGTTATCGGGTCTGATGTCACCGAAATTTCCGGCTCGGACCTGCGCGCGGGCTCCGCCGTCGTGTTCCAGGATGCGGCGCTATTCTCCGGCACAATCAAGGAGAACATCGCCTACGGCAAGCCGGACGCCACAGACGCCGAGATTGTCGAGGCCGCCCGCAAGGCCAACGCCGACACATTCATCCGCAGTTTCGCCGACGGCTACGACACCACCATTGGCGAGCGCGGCCTGAAGCTCTCCGGCGGCCAGAAACAGCGCATCGCCATCGCCCGCGCAATCCTCAAAGACGCTCCCCTGCTTATCCTCGACGAGGCTACCTCCGCGCTGGACACCAAGGCCGAGCGCGAGGTTCAGCACGGCCTGGAGAAGCTGATGGAGGGCCGTACCACCGTCATCATCGCACACCGCCTGTCCACCATCTCCGACGTGGACACGATCGTCACGCTTGCCGACGGCCACGTCGACGAGGTCGGCGCCCCAGCCGAGCTCGCTACCACTGACGGCATATACGCCGAACTGCTCCGGCTGACCGCGTCGGCATCAGCTGCCGATCGCAAGCGCCTGAAGCAGTTCGGAATCAAGGGCTAGTGCGGGCGGGGTCACGCTAAGGGCGCGGGACTATGTACTTGCCGACGGAGGGGACGACCTCGACCGTGACCGGCAGGGGGAACATGAAGTCGCCGTCGGCGTAGGCGTTCATGGGCCGCGCAGGTCCGGTGTATTCGACATGGGCCTTGCGGCAGCGATAAGTCGAGACCTCTTCTATCTCGTTAAGAGTGCCATCGAATACCGATTTGAAGGCCAGCGCGGCCTTAATTCGGGAACTCTTACCAATAACGGTGATATCCAGCAGTCCATCGGAGTGGTTGGCGGTCGGGCAAATCTTCATGCCGCCACCGTAGGAGCGGGTGTTACCGAACGCGGCCAGGGTAATCGGGTCGTCGAGCACGCGGTCGTCGTCCAGCGTAATCTTGAACGGCAGCGAGTGGAAGGCGAGGAACTCGCGGACAATGGCCAGGTTGTAGCGGTTGCGGCCGTGCGGCCAGCTCATCTGGTTGACGCGGTCGGAGACAATCGAGTCGAATCCGGCGCACATGATGGTGCCGAACCACTTCTGGTTGCCCTGGACATCGGTGATGCGGCCTAGGTCGGTGGTGGTCCAGAAGCCGTCGGCGATGACGTTTGCGGCTTCCTTGGCATCGTCGCGCGGAAGGTTGTACTCGCGACCGTGGTCATTGCCGGTGCCCGCGGGGACGATGCCCAGCGGGATGCCGGTGCCAGCCTGCTCCTGCAGCGCGAGGTTGATCATGCCGTCGCCACCGCAGACCGCCAGCGCGTCGATGCGTCCGTCCGAGATGACCTCGCGGATCAGCTTGCGGGCATCGTCCGGGTTGGAGCCCTGCAGGGCGATGACATCGATGCCACGATCGGCGAACACTCGGCTTGCCTTGCGGGACGCGGCCTGGGAGGCGCCATGCCCCGCATGGGGGTTAGTCACGAGTGCGAGCGTCTCAATCTTTGTGTTACCCAGGGGGTAGTTGAGGTCCTTATCTTGAACAGTCATCAGTCCGAAACCTATCCTGACATGCGATTTTTGGGCTTAATGCCCATCTTAGAGGGCTCTTAACAAAATTCTATCAGGATTACTTGACATTTTTTTACATTCCGTAACGGAATGGGGTTAGAATAGTGCTAGAAACATCGACATCCCATTGGGCAACCCTGATCGAGAGGAACTTCCACAATGGCTAATAAGCTCACCATCCCTTACCGTATGCGCTGGTGGGGCTGGGGCGTAGACGGCAACGACAAGCCGATCACCGCAGAGAGCGAAAAGCTCCTCCAGCGAGAAATCGGAATGTCTCTCGAGGCCAACAACCCGCCCCGCGATATCGCCGAGGTCACCATCCCGGACAGCCGGCTTGCCGACGACGACATTGCAGCACTGTCCGCGGTCGTGGGCGAAGAATCCGTCGCAACTGACCACGACACCCGCGTCAAGCACGCCGTCGGCCGCTCCTACGCCGACCTGGCCCGACTGCGCGCAGCGAAGCTGGACGTAGCCCCCGACGCCGTCGTCCTGCCGAAGACCGAGGAGCAGATCGAGCAGCTA is a window of Corynebacterium lactis RW2-5 DNA encoding:
- the treS gene encoding maltose alpha-D-glucosyltransferase, which translates into the protein MTDAKADYEWYRSAVFYEVLVRAFNDSDNNGSGDLKGLTEKLDYLQWLGVDCLWLPPFYDSPLRDGGYDIRDFRKVLPEFGTVEDFKELLDAAHARGIRVITDLVMNHTSDSHEWFQASRTDPDGPYGDFYVWTDDPETYSGARIIFVDTEDSNWTYDPVRGQYYWHRFFSHQPDLNYDNPAVQEAMIDVLRFWSDLGIDGFRLDAVPYLFEREGTNCENLPETHEFLKRCRKVMDEEYPGRVLLAEANQWPADVVEYFGDPDVGGDECHMAFHFPLMPRIFMAVRKQSRFPISEILESTPEIPSSAQWGIFLRNHDELTLEMVTDAERDYMYAEYAHDPRMKANIGIRRRLAPLLQNDRNQLELFNALLLSLPGSPVLYYGDEIGMGDNIWLGDRDGVRTPMQWSPDRNAGFSKADPGRLYLPTIQDATYGYQAVNVENQASYTNSLLNWVRRLIQVRKRFDAFGLGTFRELDSDTPSVLTYLREYEREDGEKEVLLCVNNLSSYPAAVSLDLSEFSGSTPVELTGSVPFPTIGTENYQVTLPGHGFYWFEIQTPPETTSEANASMMAPTIPVAQAISDVPVQASSHAD
- a CDS encoding maltokinase N-terminal cap-like domain-containing protein, with product MSIPNVELIAAELAQSLPKLRFFADKTANIESVEVLSLSPALRDHAVAPDVDIALVRVHVDASGKAPTYLLPIAWSEELPEGLDQSLLVRAEGLLGYDALADSAAITALGQALVDGGSLGDMTLKSVPKSSLDRPENGRPMGVEQSNTSVIFDDAVMCKFFRRLHPGTNADVELLAALSQAECDSVPQLFGWLELELDGETYTTAMLQEFVPNSVDGWELALGAVRDAIREIDVDLDQLGTDFALEARALGEAVAAVHHSLAAALPVKNRLSGAELVAPLRTRLEFVAGIVPEIAEVRDRAENVFARAEASVPESGAVVQRIHGDLHLGQVLRTPRSWRLIDFEGEPSRPWEERRLPDHPLRDVAGMIRSFDYAAHYPMLTGREDTAATAPRVDEWASRNIDAFLAGYADAGNSALLEAFILDKAIYECLYEAQNRPDWLALPLGAVRSLLG
- a CDS encoding ABC transporter ATP-binding protein, with the protein product MRLLSRILSTTRVLWPFYIGVVVCSLATAAATLVSPFLIRDATDAIVSTATGGASDEVISTTTWTVFWLVAGLLVADLTQTIVHNVGGYLGDVMTARMREILSTRYFAKLLSLPQRYFDSQVTGTIIARLERSITNVTQFLQAFSNNFFPMLLTVGAVLVITAWHYWPLALLLIIVFPVYTFLTALTSKKWQKIEGKKNEQIDSAGGRFAEAIGQVKVVRSFTAELREIAFFGSRFVRTISLTREQSSWWHRMDALRGGILNLIFAGIYMVLFLRTLYGDFSIGTMVMLIQLINMARQPVMMMSYLVDTAQRAIAGSRDYFHVMELEPESRTQPELLAAVRTDSGEVSDSPATAERACRDRAEEQKRAGAPIVDFDGVSFEYDKGKPVLSDVSFTAYSGQKVALVGESGGGKSTIVNLLLGFYTPTAGKLSVIGSDVTEISGSDLRAGSAVVFQDAALFSGTIKENIAYGKPDATDAEIVEAARKANADTFIRSFADGYDTTIGERGLKLSGGQKQRIAIARAILKDAPLLILDEATSALDTKAEREVQHGLEKLMEGRTTVIIAHRLSTISDVDTIVTLADGHVDEVGAPAELATTDGIYAELLRLTASASAADRKRLKQFGIKG
- a CDS encoding diacylglycerol kinase; translated protein: MTVQDKDLNYPLGNTKIETLALVTNPHAGHGASQAASRKASRVFADRGIDVIALQGSNPDDARKLIREVISDGRIDALAVCGGDGMINLALQEQAGTGIPLGIVPAGTGNDHGREYNLPRDDAKEAANVIADGFWTTTDLGRITDVQGNQKWFGTIMCAGFDSIVSDRVNQMSWPHGRNRYNLAIVREFLAFHSLPFKITLDDDRVLDDPITLAAFGNTRSYGGGMKICPTANHSDGLLDITVIGKSSRIKAALAFKSVFDGTLNEIEEVSTYRCRKAHVEYTGPARPMNAYADGDFMFPLPVTVEVVPSVGKYIVPRP